Proteins encoded together in one Cardiocondyla obscurior isolate alpha-2009 linkage group LG07, Cobs3.1, whole genome shotgun sequence window:
- the LOC139104161 gene encoding apoptotic protease-activating factor 1 isoform X1, translating to MEKSHKDILIRLRKNIIDDLDVDNDIIQPLRNEYILREEDIRYIYTGSTKEERASLLLDILPRCGPSTFDVFHQSLKHHYEWLSDEIDKLLGNYEIETNGEIDYYSGPSNIPPLSPMTVTREEKVEQLKDALQQLIPAEYIALHAMKGFGKSCLVASTLKNIKLVKELFSNQVYWLKFTSDHSIDEEILIQLNTLYYNVRNLEIQPELFTPSQKDSLIQNLKCYFNKRDNCNALLILDDVYDKKIIETFDFKCKTLVLTADIAVLRRKNPKIIEMNDGFTEAETLGLFAKVLEMDVNELPVEAKRIHEECKGMPLLIAMFAAQFEEFKCDMKIRTNRWKYYLECLRKKDTTNRVMREFLEKQKTIFDICIQQLRPDLRTRYESLAIFCEDVNITPKTLEIFWEEDIYQVEELMLELCHKSLATRKWNNDLKTYIYGVHDLLLCHLRKKRTEKELIELHKSIIEKYRKYCDNDFSKLPDDNYIYQYIGYHLHEAQLHKEFTSVYLNLDFIQAKLMHVGLNDLLLDLRKYKNIKQTELFFDLERFLQEHASVIIEHRRKKCLDIVQIAMEHPYNGYISHVAHDLATKRSKHLYLSHTKNLRYANMPVTEEISMGICTVSFTDNPKLFLTGSTSGKIILWNSETKQQKIYNGHREGYFIKKIIVSVIGDCFLSLSNDGIIKLFPLFNENGEIFDMHYMHTESPRQKQSSWSGLFGNSNSQDDSLTEFCVENEVILDMAFGHDDRYIAACTDKATIQIWNQHGKVVFTLKDSKYQCIPKIAFTAQASLLHIMDESKSAIVLYTNHRNDYTTYQYLTCYNLQLQSTAKDVIFFHQIPKRDNSLMVVTKKEAIYVKWWWTEDCVHSFSKKTKGFVDNDSVIYVCATITYDGQYIILADSAGFINVWNTYSGYQPIATYKNRVVSLDSYWLKDEGYHIICGSGNSVLYTWNFPIQETDELPRKCLFDAIVKSDDNMDIVVKESPSNKIIVLQGNNLKQESEFIKGKISSLQLSDDGTEAVYVTDNQIRLLNINTGTTELVFAIDKPIQFVKLINLRNCNVVLCRWEENNLKVWQRSRPIFDLNTKAEPIYNVHIINDNYVVTVSNNNIMIWFIDVPWQYKNQISPPYSSPSISFSCLSYNQNYLAILNGSYLTLFRIICEYELYSEIELQLYFKYTFTQKVTCCNISKDERYVAVGFESGRISIIDIQKPTDIYCYLSFHTSPIKQLDWCSAAINVPLLLSLTSDEFAWWNVALAKNNIKANQKTARRSRMGISHSTSTPSFSTSSISNSFTNLQISNSRSVDTGVTNLQGDKTSTTDYDSQYWKNKVGKDPQVPELLQIVELPPSRDPKVCISSNFSKYVMIDIYGSVNTFKLFNYDNDQSEII from the exons atggaaaaatcaCATAAAGACATCCTTATTCGATTAAGGAAGAATATCATTGACGACTTAGATGTAGATAATGACATTATACAGCCTCTGAGAAATGAATATATCTTAAGAGAAGAAGatataagatatatttatactgGATCTACTAAAGAAGAAAGAGCAAGCCTTTTGTTAGATATACTACCAAG atGTGGCCCAAGTACTTTTGATGTTTTTCACCAATCCTTAAAACATCATTATGAATGGCTTAGCGATGAAATAGATAAATTGTTAGGCAATTATGAGATAGAAACCAATGGAGAAATAGATTATTATTCCGGACCGTCAAACattcctcctctttctccaATGACGGTTACCAGAGAAGAAAAG GTTGAGCAGTTAAAAGATgctttacaacaattaattcCCGCAGAATACATTGCACTACATGCCATGAAAGGATTTGGAAAATCGTGTCTAGTTGCCAGTACTctcaaaaacataaaattagtgaaagaattattttct AATCAGGTCTATTGGCTTAAATTTACAAGTGATCATTCAATCGATGAAGAAATATTGATTCAGCTAAATACGCTTTATTATAACGTGAGAAACTTGGAAATTCAACCAGAATTATTTACTCCATCGCAGAAAGATTCTTTGATTcagaatttaaaatgttattttaataaacgggATAATTGCAACgccttattaattttagatgaTGTTtatgacaaaaaaattattgaaacttttgattttaaatgtaaaacattaGTTCTCACTGCTGATATTGCTGTTCTACGTAGAAAGAATCCTAAGATAATAGAG ATGAACGACGGATTTACAGAAGCGGAAACACTAGGCTTATTTGCCAAAGTGTTAGAAATGGATGTAAACGAGTTGCCTGTAGAAGCAAAGAGAATACATGAAGAATGCAAAGGCATGCCATTACTCATAGCTATGTTTGCTGCACAATTTGAAGAATTTAAATGTGATATGAAAATACGTACTAACAGATGGAAGTATTATTTGGAATGTTTGAGGAAAAAAGACACAACAAACAG AGTAATGAGAGAATTTCTAGAAAAACAGAAAACTATTTTTGATATATGTATTCAGCAATTAAGACCAGATTTGAGAACACGTTACGAGAGCTTAGCTATTTTTTGTGAAGATGTTAATATTACTCCGAAG actttagaaattttttgGGAAGAAGACATATATCAAGTTGAAGAGTTGATGTTAGAATTGTGCCATAAGTCACTTGCAACCAGAAAGTGGAATAACGATTTAAAGACTTATATTTATGGTGTACATGATTTACTGCTATGCCATCTTAGAAAAAAACGAACTGAAAAAGAATTGATAGAGTTGCATAAAtctattattgaaaaatatcgaaaatattGCGATAATGACTTTTCAAAATTGCCAGacgataattatatatatcagTATATTGGATATCATTTACATGAAGCACAACTGCATAAGGAATTCACGagtgtttatttaaatttggaTTTTATTCAAGCTAAATTAATGCACGTGGGTTTGAACGATCTATTGCTAGatttgagaaaatataaaaatataaaacaaacagaattatttttcgatcTAGAAAGATTTCTTCAAGAGCATGCGAGCGTTATAATAGAACATAGACGTAAAAAGTGCTTAGATATCGTTCAAATTGCGATGGAGCATCCGTACAATGGCTACATCTCTCATGTAGCACATGATCTGGCTACGAAAAGATCAAAACACTTGTACTTATCTCACACGAAAAACTTACGATACGCTAATATGCCGGTGACCGAAGAAATATCAATGGGCATTTGCACAGTATCTTTCACAGATAAtcctaaattatttttgactgGGAGTACGTCGGGTAAAATAATTCTGTGGAATTCTGAAACTAAGCAACAAAAAATCTATAACGGCCATAGAGAaggatattttataaaaaaaattattgtgtcGGTGATTGGCGATTGTTTCTTATCATTGAGCAATGacggtataataaaattattccctCTGTTCAATGAAAACGGTGAAATATTTGATATGCACTACATGCACACTGAAAGCCCACGACAAAAACAAAGTTCCTGGTCTGGCCTTTTTGGAAACTCGAATAGTCAGGATGATAGTTTAACAGAATTCTGCGTAGAAAATGAAGTTATATTGGACATGGCATTTGGACATGATGATCGTTATATTGCTGCATGCACTGACAAAGCAACGATTCAg atatGGAACCAACATGGAAAAGTAGTGTTTACTTTAAAAGATTCCAAATA CCAATGTATACCGAAAATAGCTTTTACGGCGCAAGCTTCTTTATTACACATTATGGACGAATCAAAGAGTGCTATTGTCTTGTACACAAATCATAGGAACGACTACACTACTTATCAATATCTTACTTGTTACAATCTGCAGTTACAATCTACAGCCAAAGATGTCATTTTCTTTCATCAAATACCTAAGCGTGATAATTCGTTAATGGTTGTTACCAAAAAAGAAGCAATATATGTAAAATGGTGGTGGACGGAAGATTGTGTTCATAGTTTTAGCAAGAAGACGAAAGGATTTGTCGATAATGATTCAGTCATTTACGTATGTGCGACTATTACATATGATGgtcaatatataatattagcTGACTCTGCGGGTTTTATAAATGTATGGAATACCTATTCTGGATATCAACCGATCGCAACTTACAAAAATCGCGTTGTGTCTTTGGATTCTTACTGGTTGAAAGACGAAGGCTATCATATT atatgcGGGAGTGGGAATAGCGTACTATATACATGGAATTTTCCAATACAAGAAACGGATGAATTACCAAG GAAGTGTTTATTTGACGCAATTGTTAAATCTGATGACAATATGGATATTGTTGTCAAAGAGAGTCCTTCCAACAAAATTATAGTGCTACAAGGAAACAACTTAAAGCAAGAGTCGGAAtttataaaaggaaaaatatcaAGCCTGCAATTATCTGACGATGGAACAGAAGCAGTATATGTTACAGATAATCAAAttcgattattaaatataaacacTGGAACTACTGAGCTTGTCTTCGCAATAGATAAACCCATCCAATTTGTGAAACTTATTAATCTGCGTAACTGTAACGTGGTATTATGCAGATGGGAGGAAAATAACTTAAAA GTATGGCAACGTTCTAGACCAATATTCGACCTTAATACTAAAGCAGAACCCATCTACAATGTTCATATAATAAACGATAATTATGTGGTAACAGTTTCGAACAATAATATAATGATATGGTTTATCGATGTGCCTTGGCAGTATAAAAACCAAATAAGTCCGCCTTATTCGTCTCCATCCATTTCATTCAGCTGTTTGAGttacaatcaaaattatttggcTATTCTGAACGGATCATATTTGACATTATTCCGTATTATTTGTGAATACGAACTATATTCGGAAATTGAATTACAgctctattttaaatatacttttacacAGAAAGTGACTTGTTGCAACATTTCAAAAGATGAACGATATGTCGCTGTCGGCTTTGAATCTGGACGAATTTCT attATCGACATACAGAAACCGACagatatttattgttatttatctTTTCATACTAGTCCTATCAAGCAATTAGATTGGTGTTCAGCTGCTATAAATGTTCCGCTTTTACTATCATTGACAAGCGATGAATTTGCTTGGTGGAACGTTGCTTTAgcaaaaaacaatataaaagcAAACCAAAAAACCGCAAGAAGAAGCCGGATGGGCATTAGCCACAGTACAAGCACTCCTTCATTCAGTACGAGTTCAATCAGTAATTCATTTACGAATTTACAAATATCTAACAGCCGAAGTGTAGATACTGGCGTAACTAATTTGCAAGGCGATAAAACATCGACTACGGACTATGACAGTCAATATTGGAAGAACAAAGTAGGCAAAGATCCTCAAGTACCAGAACTATTACAAATTGTCGAATTACCACCGAGCCGGGATCCAAAAGTATGTATCTCTTCAAATTTCTCTAAGTATGTAATGATCGATATATACGGATCtgttaatacatttaaattgtttaattatgaCAATGATCAATcagaaataatttga
- the LOC139104161 gene encoding apoptotic protease-activating factor 1 isoform X2 → MEKSHKDILIRLRKNIIDDLDVDNDIIQPLRNEYILREEDIRYIYTGSTKEERASLLLDILPRCGPSTFDVFHQSLKHHYEWLSDEIDKLLGNYEIETNGEIDYYSGPSNIPPLSPMTVTREEKLKDALQQLIPAEYIALHAMKGFGKSCLVASTLKNIKLVKELFSNQVYWLKFTSDHSIDEEILIQLNTLYYNVRNLEIQPELFTPSQKDSLIQNLKCYFNKRDNCNALLILDDVYDKKIIETFDFKCKTLVLTADIAVLRRKNPKIIEMNDGFTEAETLGLFAKVLEMDVNELPVEAKRIHEECKGMPLLIAMFAAQFEEFKCDMKIRTNRWKYYLECLRKKDTTNRVMREFLEKQKTIFDICIQQLRPDLRTRYESLAIFCEDVNITPKTLEIFWEEDIYQVEELMLELCHKSLATRKWNNDLKTYIYGVHDLLLCHLRKKRTEKELIELHKSIIEKYRKYCDNDFSKLPDDNYIYQYIGYHLHEAQLHKEFTSVYLNLDFIQAKLMHVGLNDLLLDLRKYKNIKQTELFFDLERFLQEHASVIIEHRRKKCLDIVQIAMEHPYNGYISHVAHDLATKRSKHLYLSHTKNLRYANMPVTEEISMGICTVSFTDNPKLFLTGSTSGKIILWNSETKQQKIYNGHREGYFIKKIIVSVIGDCFLSLSNDGIIKLFPLFNENGEIFDMHYMHTESPRQKQSSWSGLFGNSNSQDDSLTEFCVENEVILDMAFGHDDRYIAACTDKATIQIWNQHGKVVFTLKDSKYQCIPKIAFTAQASLLHIMDESKSAIVLYTNHRNDYTTYQYLTCYNLQLQSTAKDVIFFHQIPKRDNSLMVVTKKEAIYVKWWWTEDCVHSFSKKTKGFVDNDSVIYVCATITYDGQYIILADSAGFINVWNTYSGYQPIATYKNRVVSLDSYWLKDEGYHIICGSGNSVLYTWNFPIQETDELPRKCLFDAIVKSDDNMDIVVKESPSNKIIVLQGNNLKQESEFIKGKISSLQLSDDGTEAVYVTDNQIRLLNINTGTTELVFAIDKPIQFVKLINLRNCNVVLCRWEENNLKVWQRSRPIFDLNTKAEPIYNVHIINDNYVVTVSNNNIMIWFIDVPWQYKNQISPPYSSPSISFSCLSYNQNYLAILNGSYLTLFRIICEYELYSEIELQLYFKYTFTQKVTCCNISKDERYVAVGFESGRISIIDIQKPTDIYCYLSFHTSPIKQLDWCSAAINVPLLLSLTSDEFAWWNVALAKNNIKANQKTARRSRMGISHSTSTPSFSTSSISNSFTNLQISNSRSVDTGVTNLQGDKTSTTDYDSQYWKNKVGKDPQVPELLQIVELPPSRDPKVCISSNFSKYVMIDIYGSVNTFKLFNYDNDQSEII, encoded by the exons atggaaaaatcaCATAAAGACATCCTTATTCGATTAAGGAAGAATATCATTGACGACTTAGATGTAGATAATGACATTATACAGCCTCTGAGAAATGAATATATCTTAAGAGAAGAAGatataagatatatttatactgGATCTACTAAAGAAGAAAGAGCAAGCCTTTTGTTAGATATACTACCAAG atGTGGCCCAAGTACTTTTGATGTTTTTCACCAATCCTTAAAACATCATTATGAATGGCTTAGCGATGAAATAGATAAATTGTTAGGCAATTATGAGATAGAAACCAATGGAGAAATAGATTATTATTCCGGACCGTCAAACattcctcctctttctccaATGACGGTTACCAGAGAAGAAAAG TTAAAAGATgctttacaacaattaattcCCGCAGAATACATTGCACTACATGCCATGAAAGGATTTGGAAAATCGTGTCTAGTTGCCAGTACTctcaaaaacataaaattagtgaaagaattattttct AATCAGGTCTATTGGCTTAAATTTACAAGTGATCATTCAATCGATGAAGAAATATTGATTCAGCTAAATACGCTTTATTATAACGTGAGAAACTTGGAAATTCAACCAGAATTATTTACTCCATCGCAGAAAGATTCTTTGATTcagaatttaaaatgttattttaataaacgggATAATTGCAACgccttattaattttagatgaTGTTtatgacaaaaaaattattgaaacttttgattttaaatgtaaaacattaGTTCTCACTGCTGATATTGCTGTTCTACGTAGAAAGAATCCTAAGATAATAGAG ATGAACGACGGATTTACAGAAGCGGAAACACTAGGCTTATTTGCCAAAGTGTTAGAAATGGATGTAAACGAGTTGCCTGTAGAAGCAAAGAGAATACATGAAGAATGCAAAGGCATGCCATTACTCATAGCTATGTTTGCTGCACAATTTGAAGAATTTAAATGTGATATGAAAATACGTACTAACAGATGGAAGTATTATTTGGAATGTTTGAGGAAAAAAGACACAACAAACAG AGTAATGAGAGAATTTCTAGAAAAACAGAAAACTATTTTTGATATATGTATTCAGCAATTAAGACCAGATTTGAGAACACGTTACGAGAGCTTAGCTATTTTTTGTGAAGATGTTAATATTACTCCGAAG actttagaaattttttgGGAAGAAGACATATATCAAGTTGAAGAGTTGATGTTAGAATTGTGCCATAAGTCACTTGCAACCAGAAAGTGGAATAACGATTTAAAGACTTATATTTATGGTGTACATGATTTACTGCTATGCCATCTTAGAAAAAAACGAACTGAAAAAGAATTGATAGAGTTGCATAAAtctattattgaaaaatatcgaaaatattGCGATAATGACTTTTCAAAATTGCCAGacgataattatatatatcagTATATTGGATATCATTTACATGAAGCACAACTGCATAAGGAATTCACGagtgtttatttaaatttggaTTTTATTCAAGCTAAATTAATGCACGTGGGTTTGAACGATCTATTGCTAGatttgagaaaatataaaaatataaaacaaacagaattatttttcgatcTAGAAAGATTTCTTCAAGAGCATGCGAGCGTTATAATAGAACATAGACGTAAAAAGTGCTTAGATATCGTTCAAATTGCGATGGAGCATCCGTACAATGGCTACATCTCTCATGTAGCACATGATCTGGCTACGAAAAGATCAAAACACTTGTACTTATCTCACACGAAAAACTTACGATACGCTAATATGCCGGTGACCGAAGAAATATCAATGGGCATTTGCACAGTATCTTTCACAGATAAtcctaaattatttttgactgGGAGTACGTCGGGTAAAATAATTCTGTGGAATTCTGAAACTAAGCAACAAAAAATCTATAACGGCCATAGAGAaggatattttataaaaaaaattattgtgtcGGTGATTGGCGATTGTTTCTTATCATTGAGCAATGacggtataataaaattattccctCTGTTCAATGAAAACGGTGAAATATTTGATATGCACTACATGCACACTGAAAGCCCACGACAAAAACAAAGTTCCTGGTCTGGCCTTTTTGGAAACTCGAATAGTCAGGATGATAGTTTAACAGAATTCTGCGTAGAAAATGAAGTTATATTGGACATGGCATTTGGACATGATGATCGTTATATTGCTGCATGCACTGACAAAGCAACGATTCAg atatGGAACCAACATGGAAAAGTAGTGTTTACTTTAAAAGATTCCAAATA CCAATGTATACCGAAAATAGCTTTTACGGCGCAAGCTTCTTTATTACACATTATGGACGAATCAAAGAGTGCTATTGTCTTGTACACAAATCATAGGAACGACTACACTACTTATCAATATCTTACTTGTTACAATCTGCAGTTACAATCTACAGCCAAAGATGTCATTTTCTTTCATCAAATACCTAAGCGTGATAATTCGTTAATGGTTGTTACCAAAAAAGAAGCAATATATGTAAAATGGTGGTGGACGGAAGATTGTGTTCATAGTTTTAGCAAGAAGACGAAAGGATTTGTCGATAATGATTCAGTCATTTACGTATGTGCGACTATTACATATGATGgtcaatatataatattagcTGACTCTGCGGGTTTTATAAATGTATGGAATACCTATTCTGGATATCAACCGATCGCAACTTACAAAAATCGCGTTGTGTCTTTGGATTCTTACTGGTTGAAAGACGAAGGCTATCATATT atatgcGGGAGTGGGAATAGCGTACTATATACATGGAATTTTCCAATACAAGAAACGGATGAATTACCAAG GAAGTGTTTATTTGACGCAATTGTTAAATCTGATGACAATATGGATATTGTTGTCAAAGAGAGTCCTTCCAACAAAATTATAGTGCTACAAGGAAACAACTTAAAGCAAGAGTCGGAAtttataaaaggaaaaatatcaAGCCTGCAATTATCTGACGATGGAACAGAAGCAGTATATGTTACAGATAATCAAAttcgattattaaatataaacacTGGAACTACTGAGCTTGTCTTCGCAATAGATAAACCCATCCAATTTGTGAAACTTATTAATCTGCGTAACTGTAACGTGGTATTATGCAGATGGGAGGAAAATAACTTAAAA GTATGGCAACGTTCTAGACCAATATTCGACCTTAATACTAAAGCAGAACCCATCTACAATGTTCATATAATAAACGATAATTATGTGGTAACAGTTTCGAACAATAATATAATGATATGGTTTATCGATGTGCCTTGGCAGTATAAAAACCAAATAAGTCCGCCTTATTCGTCTCCATCCATTTCATTCAGCTGTTTGAGttacaatcaaaattatttggcTATTCTGAACGGATCATATTTGACATTATTCCGTATTATTTGTGAATACGAACTATATTCGGAAATTGAATTACAgctctattttaaatatacttttacacAGAAAGTGACTTGTTGCAACATTTCAAAAGATGAACGATATGTCGCTGTCGGCTTTGAATCTGGACGAATTTCT attATCGACATACAGAAACCGACagatatttattgttatttatctTTTCATACTAGTCCTATCAAGCAATTAGATTGGTGTTCAGCTGCTATAAATGTTCCGCTTTTACTATCATTGACAAGCGATGAATTTGCTTGGTGGAACGTTGCTTTAgcaaaaaacaatataaaagcAAACCAAAAAACCGCAAGAAGAAGCCGGATGGGCATTAGCCACAGTACAAGCACTCCTTCATTCAGTACGAGTTCAATCAGTAATTCATTTACGAATTTACAAATATCTAACAGCCGAAGTGTAGATACTGGCGTAACTAATTTGCAAGGCGATAAAACATCGACTACGGACTATGACAGTCAATATTGGAAGAACAAAGTAGGCAAAGATCCTCAAGTACCAGAACTATTACAAATTGTCGAATTACCACCGAGCCGGGATCCAAAAGTATGTATCTCTTCAAATTTCTCTAAGTATGTAATGATCGATATATACGGATCtgttaatacatttaaattgtttaattatgaCAATGATCAATcagaaataatttga